One part of the Haliotis asinina isolate JCU_RB_2024 chromosome 2, JCU_Hal_asi_v2, whole genome shotgun sequence genome encodes these proteins:
- the LOC137272755 gene encoding transforming growth factor-beta-induced protein ig-h3-like: protein MYSLFVLCMFVVAVTAQTTTSSLTIIDYLTARRSTNLLNLIQQAGLTDTLKGSGPYTLFAPPESDLANLDTTDKAKLAALLKYHVANGQYKRADFYNEMSLTTLQPSSELRVNVYLAKGIITVEGQTVQSSDVVMSNGIVHLIRGVMTPPTGTVLDVVTKDANLTTLASVIKTASLETFFQDQKPITLFAPTDAAFNKLGSATVQALITDPALLKSILQYHVVPGTIYRASYHTSYLHTFEEADRIRLHQFLFFSYEADSGSMVGDELSATNGVVQVIDEVLIPNSLSAQVKALTAGTTTAV, encoded by the exons ATGTATTCTTTGTTTGTTCTTTGCATGTTCGTCGTTGCTGTAACGGCACAAACAACAACAAGTTCTTTAACCATCATCGACTACCTAACAGCACGGCGCAGCACCAACCTTCTTAATCTAATTCAGCAAGCGGGGCTCACTGATACCCTTAAGGGATCCG GACCATACACTCTGTTTGCGCCACCCGAGAGCGACCTAGCTAATTTGGACACAACTGACAAGGCAAAACTGGCCGCCCttctcaaataccatgttgcAAATGGTCAATACAAACGAGCTGACTTTTACAATGAGATGAGTCTAACTACTCTCCAGCCCAGCTCGGAGCTCAGGGTCAACGTGTATCTCGCTAAGGGG ATCATTACCGTGGAGGGCCAGACCGTACAGTCAAGTGATGTAGTTATGAGTAATGGAATCGTCCACCTGATTAGAGGTGTGATGACGCCACCCACGGGAACAGTGTTGGACGTTGTCACAAAAGACGCAAATCTTACCACGCTCGCCTCAGTTATCAAGACTGCTTCTCTCGAGACCTTCTTTCAAG ATCAAAAGCCCATCACCCTCTTTGCGCCAACTGACGCAGCCTTTAACAAACTTGGAAGTGCAACTGTACAAGCGCTGATCACAGACCCTGCACTTTTGAAAA GTATTCTGCAGTATCACGTAGTCCCAGGGACGATCTACAGGGCGTCGTATCACACATCCTACTTGCACACCTTTGAGGAGGCCGACCGGATCAGGCTACATCAATTCTTGTTCT TTTCCTACGAGGCTGACAGTGGCAGCATGGTGGGCGACGAGCTGAGTGCTACAAATGGAGTAGTCCAGGTGATTGATGAAGTCCTCATCCCAAACTCGTTGTCTGCCCAGGTGAAGGCTTTGACCGCTGGCACAACGACTGCTGTTTGA
- the LOC137274066 gene encoding transforming growth factor-beta-induced protein ig-h3-like has translation MIRVVVLALVASVAHCLPNLVDDLAAHGNTSQLAGLITKAGLEATLKGPGPFTILAPLNSAFDDIPKDDLNALLADTNDLANTLKYHVLQGEIFSWDIQTGRIVHSITGHAIRMYKQGNDIYFNNAKAVAVDLETDNGVIYLLDTVLDVPEGTIYQILEKPEYKLSKFRSAVDKVRYDRLLNTTYSYGNYRYTLFAPSDDAFAKLDQSQLDRFFQNPTYLSDLVRYHLHRGTVHLKSLDRNGRITSMYSGHDIGVDISNNDIRLNHVAHMTESDIEADNGVVHILDHVLIPSTLTGQIIG, from the exons ATGATCCGGGTGGTTGTGCTGGCTCTTGTGGCAAGTGTCGCCCATTGTTTGCCAAATTTGGTGGATGATTTAGCGGCACACGGGAACACCTCCCAGCTGGCGGGTCTGATAACTAAAGCTGGTCTTGAAGCCACACTCAAAGGACCAG GTCCGTTCACCATCCTTGCTCCCCTTAATTCAGCGTTTGACGATATCCCAAAAGATGATCTCAACGCGCTTCTCGCTGACACAAACGACCTGGCCAATACTCTCAAGTACCACGTGTTGCAAGGAGAGATCTTCAGCTGGGACATCCAGACAGGCCGTATCGTCCATAGTATCACTGGCCACGCCATCAGGATGTACAAACAGGGCAAT GATATCTATTTCAACAATGCTAAAGCTGTAGCGGTCGACCTTGAAACAGATAATGGTGTCATCTACCTTCTGGACACTGTCCTGGATGTGCCCGAGGGCACAATCTACCAGATTCTGGAAAAGCCAGAGTACAAACTGTCCAAGTTCAGGTCGGCTGTCGACAAAGTCCGCTATGACAGACTGCTCAACACAACCTATTCCTATG GCAACTACCGTTACACCCTGTTCGCGCCCAGTGATGATGCCTTTGCTAAGTTGGACCAGTCACAGCTTGATCGCTTCTTCCAGAACCCTACTTACCTGTCAG ACTTGGTCCGTTACCATCTGCACCGTGGAACAGTCCACCTGAAGAGTTTGGACCGCAACGGTAGAATTACATCTATGTACTCTGGCCACGACATTGGTGTCGATATCAGCA ACAATGACATTCGTCTGAATCACGTGGCTCACATGACGGAGAGTGATATCGAGGCTGACAATGGTGTCGTCCATATCCTGGACCACGTACTTATTCCAAGTACCCTCACCGGGCAGATCATTGGCTAG
- the LOC137271931 gene encoding transforming growth factor-beta-induced protein ig-h3-like has protein sequence MQVLVILCALVVAAWGQGSTNTIVDYLTSSRYSYRTLVSLLQKAGLTDTLKGAGPFTLFAPNDRAFRNLDAAVLGSLQNDTAKLTDVLKYHVVSGIHNAADITVNELLLDSLQGSKIRMNDYLSVGGLVAQGYRVYLPAHVMSNGVVYQLNGVMQPPSGNVVDIVTNDGELTTLLTAVKSAGLASFLQDQHPITVFAPTDKAFADLGSDVVQALVTNPTLLASILKYHVIPGSLYKSGYHAASLHTFEEEDRIRLHRFIFSYEVDDGTLAGEISATNGVVHKIDKVLIPSSLADQVKALTSGTTASA, from the exons ATGCAGGTTTTGGTAATTCTCTGTGCGCTTGTGGTAGCGGCATGGGGACAGGGCTCAACGAACACCATCGTCGACTACCTGACGTCAAGTCGTTACAGTTACAGAACACTTGTCAGCCTTCTGCAAAAGGCGGGACTCACTGACACTCTCAAAGGAGCTG GTCCCTTCACCCTCTTCGCGCCAAACGACCGAGCCTTCCGTAACCTTGACGCTGCAGTCCTCGGCAGCCTCCAAAACGACACCGCCAAGCTTACAGATGTACTGAAATACCATGTCGTGAGCGGCATCCACAACGCTGCCGACATCACCGTCAATGAGCTTCTTCTTGATTCTCTCCAGGGCTCCAAAATCAGAATGAACGATTATTTGTCAGTTGGA GGCCTGGTTGCTCAGGGATACCGTGTCTACCTCCCCGCTCACGTAATGAGCAACGGTGTTGTATACCAACTGAATGGAGTCATGCAGCCGCCATCTGGAAACGTTGTCGATATCGTCACGAACGACGGAGAGCTGACCACCCTTCTGACAGCAGTCAAAAGCGCTGGCCTTGCCTCTTTTCTCCAAG ATCAGCACCCAATCACAGTGTTTGCTCCTACTGACAAAGCTTTTGCTGATCTGGGATCTGACGTCGTCCAAGCCCTCGTCACAAACCCAACTCTCCTTGCAA GTATCCTCAAGTACCACGTGATTCCTGGGTCTCTGTATAAGTCTGGGTACCACGCAGCATCTCTTCACACCTTTGAGGAGGAAGACAGAATCAGGCTCCACCGTTTCATTT TCAGTTACGAAGTCGATGACGGTACCCTCGCTGGAGAGATAAGTGCCACAAATGGCGTTGTCCACAAGATCGACAAAGTGCTGATCCCAAGTTCCCTGGCTGACCAGGTCAAAGCGCTCACTTCCGGCACCACAGCCTCCGCGTAA